In the genome of Streptococcus oralis, one region contains:
- a CDS encoding glycosyltransferase family 4 protein — MKKIAIVRYNLSKIGGAEKVAISMANELSSHYDVRLLSILLDEDGFINYDIHPDVQLVNFYKGDIRIRTAILKLTTKLREYIKKERIEVIFSIAPLTNIMIRLATLGLDVKIVFCDHHSLEFQDGRSRKIQRYIGAKYFDKVVTLTQEDRIKYSKKYKIPIEKVATIYNWIEETKHHKTGLNNDSKKILTVGRFHSQKGYDYLAKVAIKVLSRHTDWQWDIYGSGDKLIEQELKRKLEEGSVFSQVNFKGNVKGTENIYPNHSIYVMTSRYEGLPLVLLEAQQYNLPIVSFRCPTGPSEIVEDGINGYLIDCYDVDQMSEKLLELMENDDLRQSFSEHAKDNMDKFDKNKILNQWIELIETI, encoded by the coding sequence ATGAAAAAAATAGCAATAGTTAGATACAATCTAAGTAAAATTGGGGGAGCTGAAAAAGTAGCTATCAGTATGGCTAATGAGTTGTCAAGCCATTATGATGTAAGACTTTTGTCTATTCTATTGGATGAGGATGGATTCATAAATTATGATATTCATCCAGATGTTCAATTGGTGAATTTTTACAAGGGTGACATTCGTATTAGAACTGCTATTTTAAAATTAACTACTAAGCTCAGAGAGTATATAAAAAAAGAAAGAATAGAAGTGATTTTTTCAATAGCTCCTTTAACAAATATCATGATACGGTTAGCTACTCTGGGTCTAGATGTGAAAATTGTTTTTTGTGATCATCACAGCTTAGAGTTTCAAGATGGAAGAAGCAGAAAAATACAGAGATATATTGGAGCGAAGTATTTTGATAAGGTTGTTACTTTAACGCAGGAAGACCGGATAAAATACTCAAAAAAATATAAGATTCCTATAGAGAAAGTAGCTACAATTTATAATTGGATAGAAGAAACCAAGCACCATAAAACAGGCTTGAATAATGATTCTAAAAAGATCCTCACAGTGGGTCGATTTCACAGTCAAAAGGGGTATGATTATCTTGCCAAAGTAGCTATAAAAGTATTATCCCGACATACAGATTGGCAGTGGGATATATATGGTTCAGGGGATAAGCTCATTGAACAGGAGCTGAAAAGAAAACTTGAAGAAGGTAGTGTTTTTTCACAAGTTAATTTTAAAGGAAATGTAAAAGGAACTGAAAATATCTATCCCAATCATAGTATCTACGTCATGACTTCTCGCTATGAGGGTTTACCTTTAGTCCTATTAGAAGCACAACAATACAATCTTCCTATTGTTAGCTTTAGATGTCCGACGGGACCTAGTGAGATTGTTGAAGATGGAATCAACGGATATCTGATTGATTGCTATGACGTGGATCAGATGAGTGAGAAATTGCTTGAATTGATGGAAAATGATGATTTGCGACAATCTTTTTCAGAACATGCCAAAGACAATATGGATAAATTTGATAAAAATAAAATTCTTAATCAGTGGATAGAATTAATTGAGACAATTTAG
- a CDS encoding LicD family protein, with the protein MSDIKIIQDKILSILKEFISICEENNLTYYALGGTLLGAVRHKGFIPWDDDIDIGMPREDYEKFKKLAPDLLPSNYKFLSENTAGYKKAFSVIRDDSTKIIMNYSKEELVESLWIDIFPLDGMPAAPFKRKMHEYRYLYRRMMVQLSQFNSLVNQKKENRPLVEKVIIAFANIVKIEKILSFDWAQKKYIKTIKRYSFYEEFSGNYTGAYKLREIVPSDYFGTPVLLKFEGIALSCPCRYKEYLTAIYGENYMQLPPEEQRVQHHYKIISLGEKEG; encoded by the coding sequence GATTTTATCTATCTTAAAGGAGTTTATTAGTATTTGCGAAGAAAATAATCTAACCTACTATGCTCTTGGTGGAACCTTGCTAGGAGCGGTACGTCATAAAGGTTTCATACCTTGGGATGATGACATCGATATCGGCATGCCCAGAGAAGATTATGAAAAATTTAAAAAACTAGCCCCAGACCTGTTACCAAGTAATTATAAATTTTTGAGTGAAAATACTGCGGGTTATAAAAAAGCTTTCTCTGTAATTCGGGACGATTCAACGAAAATCATAATGAATTATAGTAAAGAGGAATTGGTAGAGAGTTTGTGGATAGACATTTTTCCACTTGATGGTATGCCTGCTGCCCCTTTTAAGAGAAAAATGCATGAGTATAGATACTTATATAGACGGATGATGGTTCAACTTTCTCAGTTTAATAGTTTAGTAAATCAGAAGAAAGAAAATCGGCCCTTAGTTGAAAAAGTGATTATTGCTTTTGCAAACATAGTTAAAATTGAAAAGATACTTTCTTTTGACTGGGCGCAAAAAAAATATATAAAGACCATTAAAAGATATTCATTTTATGAAGAATTTTCAGGAAATTATACTGGGGCATATAAATTGAGGGAGATTGTACCCTCTGATTATTTTGGAACACCAGTCTTATTAAAATTTGAAGGAATTGCCTTGAGTTGTCCTTGTAGGTATAAAGAATATTTGACAGCGATCTATGGGGAAAATTACATGCAATTGCCTCCAGAAGAACAGAGAGTCCAACACCACTATAAAATAATATCGCTTGGTGAGAAAGAAGGATAA
- a CDS encoding glycosyltransferase family 2 protein, giving the protein MQECLLTIVMPSYNIQDYISKGIESFQQVHLDYKQKFEVLIVNDGSTDDTAKVAEEALRKDSLLNGRIITKENGGHGSTINRGIQEAKGKFFKVIDGDDWVIPSEFEKFLDALTVTDADMVLTDFTEQHVYNNTTVRNDFAEKYEVGKEYSGIPEKRIPMHSVTYRTSILVENKIRLSEKTFYVDIQYTLFPLEYVHSFGYWNYDVYQYYIGRPEQSMNIESMKRNVRHHLTVTNSVLDFFSKISEDPILKNVVADTLNYLISLQIDLSWMVEDSKILSKELYRQIEQSSYEYTPTKKFDRLSYLNYKSHYFLGFVFNPILKKYSKKKEKERGV; this is encoded by the coding sequence ATGCAAGAGTGTTTATTGACAATTGTAATGCCTAGTTATAATATTCAGGACTATATTTCCAAAGGAATCGAATCATTCCAGCAAGTACACCTAGATTACAAACAAAAATTTGAGGTCTTAATTGTGAATGATGGAAGTACGGACGACACAGCCAAAGTAGCAGAAGAGGCTCTAAGAAAAGATTCGTTGCTGAATGGTCGTATTATCACAAAGGAAAATGGAGGTCATGGCTCAACAATTAATCGTGGTATCCAGGAGGCAAAGGGGAAGTTCTTTAAAGTTATTGATGGGGATGACTGGGTTATCCCATCAGAGTTTGAAAAATTTTTAGATGCCCTTACAGTTACTGATGCGGATATGGTTCTTACGGACTTCACAGAACAACATGTTTATAACAATACTACTGTTCGAAATGATTTTGCTGAGAAGTATGAGGTTGGTAAGGAATATTCTGGAATTCCAGAGAAACGAATCCCAATGCACTCGGTAACCTACAGAACATCTATCCTAGTTGAGAATAAAATTCGTTTAAGTGAAAAGACATTTTATGTTGACATTCAGTACACTCTTTTTCCTTTAGAGTATGTTCATAGTTTCGGTTATTGGAATTATGATGTTTACCAATACTATATCGGACGACCCGAGCAGAGTATGAATATTGAAAGTATGAAACGAAATGTTCGCCATCATTTGACTGTGACAAATTCTGTGCTAGATTTTTTTTCAAAAATTTCAGAGGATCCTATTTTAAAAAACGTAGTTGCAGATACTTTGAACTATCTTATTAGTTTACAAATCGATTTGTCATGGATGGTTGAGGACTCAAAGATACTATCAAAAGAATTATATAGACAAATTGAGCAGAGTTCTTATGAGTATACGCCTACAAAAAAATTTGATAGATTGTCTTATTTGAACTATAAATCTCATTATTTTCTAGGTTTTGTATTCAATCCAATATTGAAAAAATATTCTAAAAAGAAAGAAAAAGAGAGAGGAGTTTAG